Proteins co-encoded in one Sulfuricurvum sp. IAE1 genomic window:
- a CDS encoding EAL domain-containing protein, with amino-acid sequence MNRLKLHFSRYSFYVILGIIIVSTVVTVMSIHAAYNYRTIKNGKIADMHENSRLTVAALHKNVAGMMAAYAVNDYETLLRNEMDRRDNYAVIVEDYNMGKILGQESYRTGQIRDGAWNAIDFDSDNPEHVKALTEAYSSESHDILTPQGKKIGTITVYLSDRTLNEAFRQLIVDTLINTLVISVFLIVLLFITIRLFVLKPLSDIVATIDEGNAQGIPLKPVPGEGSREIFALADKMNRMINTIKDSQKALEHQATHDTLTGLANRTLFDDRLEQGILKAKRNRTRLALLFIDLDHFKEINDSMGHKVGDKALKIVTRRLEKTIREEDTLARLGGDEFTVILEGIHEPQDASVLAEKILKALSEPMTIENRVFYSGCSIGISLYPDNGDLPDDLLKYADAAMYNAKNEGRNTFQYYSTDMTERALERVVMETSLREGLKKGEIVVHYQPQVDGRNGTIVGMEALVRWQSPEYGLVSPAKFIPIAESSGLIVDLDRHVMKTAMIQIERWYAAGFNPGVMAMNLAAKQLQQKDFIDYLEKLIAETGCKPEWIELEVTESQIMIHPEEAIQILSRLSDIGVRLAVDDFGTGYSSLSYLKKFPINKLKIDRTFVQDLPHDEEDAAITKAIVALARNLNLSILAEGVETPEQQAFLIENGCAHIQGYLYSKPLPTDEMEALLSNTLG; translated from the coding sequence ATGAACCGGCTGAAACTCCATTTTTCCCGTTACTCATTCTACGTTATTTTAGGAATAATCATCGTTTCCACGGTTGTCACCGTCATGTCGATTCACGCGGCCTACAACTACCGCACGATCAAAAACGGCAAAATCGCCGACATGCACGAGAACTCACGCCTCACCGTCGCCGCTCTCCACAAAAACGTCGCGGGTATGATGGCGGCCTATGCCGTCAATGATTATGAAACCCTGCTGCGCAATGAAATGGATCGCCGTGACAACTATGCGGTGATCGTGGAAGACTATAACATGGGAAAAATCCTGGGACAGGAGAGTTATCGCACGGGGCAGATCCGCGACGGTGCATGGAACGCCATCGATTTCGATTCCGACAATCCCGAACACGTCAAAGCCCTCACTGAAGCCTATTCATCCGAAAGCCACGACATTCTGACACCTCAGGGCAAAAAAATCGGTACCATCACCGTCTATCTTTCCGACCGTACCCTCAACGAAGCTTTCCGTCAACTTATCGTCGATACGCTCATCAATACCCTCGTCATTTCGGTTTTTCTGATCGTTCTGCTTTTCATTACGATCCGGCTATTCGTTCTCAAACCCCTTTCTGACATCGTTGCGACCATCGATGAGGGCAATGCGCAGGGGATCCCGCTCAAACCGGTCCCCGGAGAAGGATCCCGTGAAATTTTCGCCCTGGCAGACAAGATGAACCGGATGATCAATACCATCAAGGATTCCCAAAAAGCCCTTGAACATCAGGCAACCCACGATACACTGACCGGGCTTGCCAACCGTACCCTCTTCGATGACCGTCTCGAGCAGGGAATACTCAAAGCCAAACGCAATCGGACCCGTCTCGCCCTGCTCTTCATCGATCTTGACCACTTCAAAGAGATCAACGACTCGATGGGGCATAAAGTCGGGGACAAAGCGCTCAAAATCGTCACGCGCAGGCTTGAAAAAACAATCCGGGAAGAAGACACCCTCGCCAGGCTTGGAGGAGACGAATTTACCGTCATTCTCGAAGGTATACACGAACCGCAGGACGCGTCAGTGTTGGCCGAAAAAATCCTCAAAGCCCTCTCCGAGCCGATGACGATCGAGAACCGCGTTTTCTACAGCGGCTGCAGTATCGGCATCAGCCTCTATCCCGACAACGGCGATTTGCCTGACGACCTCCTCAAATACGCCGATGCGGCGATGTACAACGCCAAAAACGAAGGGCGCAATACGTTTCAGTACTACAGCACCGATATGACCGAGCGCGCACTCGAACGCGTCGTGATGGAAACCAGCCTGCGCGAAGGGCTGAAAAAAGGAGAAATCGTCGTCCATTACCAGCCTCAGGTAGACGGCCGTAACGGTACGATCGTCGGTATGGAAGCGCTTGTACGATGGCAAAGCCCCGAATACGGGCTCGTATCTCCGGCCAAATTCATCCCCATCGCCGAATCGAGCGGCCTGATTGTCGATCTGGACCGTCACGTGATGAAAACGGCGATGATCCAGATAGAACGCTGGTACGCGGCAGGGTTCAATCCGGGCGTCATGGCGATGAATCTTGCGGCCAAACAGCTCCAGCAAAAAGATTTCATCGACTATCTCGAAAAACTGATTGCCGAAACGGGATGCAAACCCGAATGGATCGAACTCGAAGTGACCGAAAGCCAGATCATGATCCACCCCGAAGAGGCGATTCAAATCCTCTCCCGTCTCAGTGACATCGGGGTACGCCTGGCGGTAGACGACTTCGGAACGGGGTATTCGTCCCTCTCCTATCTCAAAAAATTCCCGATCAACAAACTTAAAATCGACCGTACTTTTGTGCAGGATCTGCCGCATGACGAAGAGGATGCCGCAATCACAAAAGCAATCGTCGCCCTCGCGCGGAACCTGAATCTTTCCATCCTTGCCGAAGGGGTCGAAACCCCCGAACAGCAGGCGTTCTTGATCGAAAACGGATGCGCCCATATACAGGGATACCTCTATTCCAAACCTCTCCCAACAGACGAGATGGAGGCCCTTCTTTCAAACACGTTAGGGTAA
- a CDS encoding EAL domain-containing protein has product MSLNNKILLLIVSALSLFILSFLYFWKYNAQKIDELQNIRVQEFQATFGELLDLHGDKFQTMNYDYSYWDELVSFVESKNHQWAEVNLKEPMHVNHIDYCAVYDTRGQVVHYDQSSSALPDLRKRLPLSTLSSAVPLFSYYFIVENGYLIQVFSSPIQPSSDFMRQSPPKGYFVIAKVWSPRYIADLAKITKQSVELAKNGKTYDFLYPLASHEGKAVAHLGVRLTTATGEIVDSIFKTQLVFILAVGIIFVALLSLILLRLVTKPLKQIAESIRAKDPRILGRLPSQHDEMGNIARAVSDYFTNTAVLENYKTVIDLGYIVSKTDRDGYITYTNKAFETISGFSAGELIGNKHNITKHPDLPREFYTRLWSTLLNGDVYIGIIKNRAKDGKTYYLRSVIAPIYSPARESVEYISIAIDVTELFVRMEQIARQTTDSLTGLPNRQQLTEDLAIEGVQSLALLNIKRFRAINESYGYETGDMLLRQFAHKLNTLVSTAKIYRVSGDEFALLFDEGSESDVRSELGRIINHLESEPFDLSGTSLNVDLLVAYARSENNLRMKCDMALHYAKVNHLSFIDFNRNVEIENELKQAKETTALIQHAIKYRRIIAFGQKIFNTRDNSFKIETLMRLVTPSGEILTPYRFLEQSKIAGLYEKMTLQMLACVFDYFKGNQAVFSVNLTFEDIVNNDVTAFFFNSIEKYALQGRIIIELVETEQIDAAHSETGRFIERAKALGCRISIDDFGSGYSNFNYLVSIGVDYLKIDGSLIQNIDTDPNAFITVKAIVSLAQAMGIEIVAEFVHSQSVMERVVSLGIEFMQGYHLHEPEPLETLLL; this is encoded by the coding sequence GTGAGCCTGAACAATAAGATTTTGTTGCTGATCGTATCGGCATTGTCGCTTTTCATCCTCTCGTTTCTCTATTTCTGGAAATACAACGCCCAAAAAATCGACGAGCTTCAAAACATCCGGGTACAGGAATTTCAGGCAACCTTCGGCGAACTGCTCGACCTTCACGGCGACAAATTCCAAACCATGAATTACGATTACTCCTACTGGGACGAATTGGTTTCGTTCGTAGAGAGCAAAAACCACCAGTGGGCCGAGGTCAACCTCAAAGAACCGATGCACGTCAATCACATCGACTACTGCGCCGTTTACGATACCCGCGGTCAGGTAGTCCATTACGACCAGTCCTCCTCCGCCCTTCCCGATCTGAGAAAACGGCTCCCGCTATCGACACTCAGCTCCGCCGTTCCGCTGTTTTCATATTATTTTATCGTCGAAAACGGCTATCTGATCCAGGTCTTTTCCTCCCCCATCCAGCCATCATCGGATTTCATGCGCCAATCGCCTCCGAAAGGGTATTTTGTCATCGCCAAAGTATGGTCACCGCGTTATATCGCCGATCTCGCCAAAATCACCAAACAAAGCGTCGAACTGGCCAAAAATGGCAAAACGTACGACTTCCTTTATCCGTTGGCCTCACATGAAGGAAAAGCGGTTGCCCATCTGGGTGTCCGGCTCACTACCGCCACAGGTGAAATCGTCGATTCGATTTTCAAAACGCAGCTCGTGTTTATCCTCGCGGTGGGAATAATTTTCGTCGCGCTCTTGTCCCTGATCCTGTTGCGCCTCGTCACAAAACCGCTAAAACAGATAGCCGAATCGATCCGGGCAAAAGATCCGCGCATACTCGGCCGTCTCCCCTCACAGCATGACGAAATGGGGAACATCGCCCGTGCGGTAAGTGACTATTTTACAAATACGGCGGTACTGGAAAACTACAAAACGGTAATCGATCTGGGGTACATCGTCTCGAAAACCGACCGCGATGGCTACATTACCTATACCAACAAAGCGTTTGAAACCATCAGCGGTTTCTCCGCTGGCGAACTGATCGGAAACAAACACAACATTACGAAACACCCCGATTTGCCGCGCGAATTTTACACGCGGCTGTGGTCGACCCTTTTGAACGGCGACGTATACATAGGCATCATCAAAAACAGGGCCAAGGACGGAAAAACCTATTATCTGCGTTCGGTAATCGCCCCCATCTACTCCCCTGCCCGCGAATCGGTGGAATACATCTCGATCGCAATCGACGTCACCGAACTCTTTGTACGGATGGAGCAGATCGCCCGCCAAACGACCGATTCCCTGACAGGGCTTCCGAACCGCCAGCAGCTCACCGAAGACCTCGCCATAGAAGGGGTACAGTCGCTTGCGCTCCTCAATATCAAGCGCTTCCGTGCCATCAACGAATCCTACGGCTATGAAACGGGCGACATGCTGCTGCGGCAGTTTGCCCATAAGCTCAACACGCTGGTCTCCACCGCAAAAATCTACCGGGTATCGGGAGACGAATTCGCGCTGTTGTTTGATGAGGGGTCCGAAAGTGACGTCCGATCGGAACTTGGGCGCATTATCAACCACCTCGAAAGCGAACCGTTCGACCTCTCCGGAACCAGCCTGAACGTCGATCTGCTCGTAGCCTATGCCCGCAGCGAGAACAATCTGCGGATGAAATGCGATATGGCGTTGCATTATGCCAAAGTCAACCATCTCTCCTTTATCGATTTCAACCGCAACGTCGAAATCGAAAATGAACTCAAACAGGCCAAAGAGACAACGGCCTTGATCCAACACGCGATCAAATACAGACGGATTATCGCTTTCGGACAGAAAATCTTCAACACCCGCGACAACAGCTTCAAAATCGAGACGCTCATGCGCCTCGTCACCCCTTCGGGTGAAATACTAACCCCATACCGATTTTTGGAACAGTCCAAAATTGCCGGACTGTACGAAAAAATGACCCTGCAGATGCTCGCGTGCGTATTCGATTATTTCAAAGGCAATCAGGCCGTTTTTTCGGTCAATCTCACCTTTGAGGATATCGTCAACAACGACGTGACGGCGTTTTTCTTCAACTCCATCGAAAAATACGCCCTGCAGGGAAGAATCATCATCGAGCTGGTTGAAACCGAACAAATCGATGCGGCACACAGCGAAACCGGCCGTTTTATCGAACGGGCAAAAGCGTTAGGATGCCGCATCTCGATTGACGATTTCGGAAGCGGCTATTCCAATTTCAATTACCTCGTAAGCATCGGGGTTGATTACTTGAAAATCGACGGAAGCCTTATCCAAAATATCGATACCGATCCCAATGCTTTCATCACGGTCAAAGCGATCGTGTCGCTGGCTCAGGCGATGGGTATCGAAATCGTGGCCGAATTCGTCCATTCGCAAAGCGTCATGGAACGCGTCGTATCGCTGGGAATCGAATTCATGCAGGGATACCACCTGCACGAGCCCGAGCCACTGGAGACACTCCTCCTCTGA
- a CDS encoding hemolysin family protein has product MLVAALFLVLLNGFFVLSEFAIVKVRRTKLEEMAKHGKPNASLALKMSNSLDTYLSATQLGITLSSLALGWIGEPALARLIEPTFTHFFGDNPVLLHTVSFAIAFTVITFLHVVFGELVPKSVAIAKAETMALVIARPLYLFWILFYPLIRFFDVVAAFFLKKIGIAPSSEHEMAHSEEEIRIIVNESFKGGYIDSVESEIIKNAVDFSETVAKEIMTPRKDMVCINSEKSFEENVALITTTRYTRYPYCHGGKDNISGMIHTRDLLNNALNRQIVDMSQFVRPIIMVPENASVADILNKMNKERIHIALVVDEYGGTSGLLTMEDILEEIIGDTSDEHDSKNEMIRRIDENTYEFDGMVNLEKVEEILDISFDEAEHSVTIGGRVFNLIGRLPEVGDFVEDGLCSYEILEINNKRVKKLLCKKIA; this is encoded by the coding sequence ATGCTTGTTGCAGCACTGTTTTTAGTTCTTCTGAACGGATTTTTCGTCCTCTCGGAGTTTGCCATCGTCAAAGTAAGACGAACCAAGCTTGAAGAGATGGCCAAACACGGAAAACCCAACGCTTCGCTGGCGCTCAAAATGTCCAACTCCCTGGATACCTACCTGAGCGCTACCCAATTGGGGATTACCCTCTCGTCACTGGCACTTGGATGGATCGGTGAACCGGCGCTTGCGAGACTGATCGAACCGACGTTTACCCATTTTTTCGGTGACAATCCCGTCTTGCTGCATACCGTTAGCTTTGCAATCGCGTTTACCGTCATTACCTTTTTGCACGTCGTATTCGGGGAACTGGTTCCCAAATCGGTTGCTATCGCCAAAGCCGAAACGATGGCGCTTGTTATCGCCAGACCACTGTACCTGTTCTGGATTTTGTTTTATCCGCTGATCCGTTTTTTCGATGTCGTTGCTGCCTTTTTTCTCAAAAAAATCGGTATCGCGCCCTCGTCCGAACATGAAATGGCCCATTCCGAAGAAGAAATCCGCATTATCGTTAATGAGAGTTTCAAAGGGGGGTATATTGATTCGGTAGAGAGTGAAATCATCAAAAATGCGGTCGATTTTTCTGAAACCGTTGCCAAAGAGATCATGACTCCCCGTAAAGACATGGTATGCATCAATTCCGAAAAGTCATTTGAGGAAAATGTCGCCCTTATCACGACGACACGCTATACCCGCTATCCGTACTGTCACGGCGGCAAAGACAATATCAGCGGAATGATTCATACGCGCGATCTGCTTAATAACGCTTTGAATCGGCAGATCGTTGATATGTCGCAGTTTGTCAGACCGATCATCATGGTTCCCGAAAACGCTTCGGTCGCCGATATTCTCAACAAAATGAACAAGGAACGGATTCATATCGCTTTGGTCGTAGACGAATACGGCGGAACGTCGGGATTGCTGACCATGGAAGATATTCTTGAAGAGATCATCGGCGATACGAGCGACGAACACGATTCCAAAAATGAAATGATTCGACGGATCGACGAAAATACGTACGAATTTGACGGCATGGTGAATCTTGAAAAGGTCGAAGAAATTTTGGATATAAGCTTCGACGAAGCGGAACATTCGGTTACGATAGGAGGACGGGTTTTTAATCTGATCGGACGATTGCCTGAAGTCGGGGATTTCGTGGAGGACGGCTTATGCTCCTATGAAATTTTGGAGATCAACAACAAACGGGTCAAAAAGCTCCTCTGCAAAAAAATCGCTTAG
- a CDS encoding PilZ domain-containing protein, protein MSKEKIAKYARHFDLAVIQEEGSEIPFAKAAAALFRNVTFITPSQAAKAHGEYHLMIVCLPTPRLISPSLGNVLASIHRLETLVMAPDCNDNDVLRGAMRLRAWGVVPFAADAEEFHSALAGIFPVLVRAYNDAVIHGFQRHITEHSNTLFCICKNGKSAYVNELLKHHFGISRLDEFDRFIADSDLAVMMAQPGSNQKVVEIESVLEGQKAYFVNTHPLKGNETLIAMIPLKAPLQSCEQRIHNRMEFIERLKDAFVVHKKENESIPVIMVHVENSDKIIALNGEHLYHELYKEILARAKSYFGRDAQIAQWHKNVFTVMHERAGLDELKETLERFHHDVSAHVNIEGNVPVLNSFVIDMKGSELDKAIRIIDNIHQKNLLSADIANLVHHEISVGEGVLDDTEEALYYLEKLMLNKTPIKLLNFYKGIRISTPARLVKLSEGLAYLAIEKIQGYAMKLEGHTVIQSPGFPFDLQSDIKIVDVGKKIAVLSQFQPLEASANNRQYIRIQSDHRMHVTLTSPKNVSAGTILDISIKSIACRIGSGKTPPDVGTSVMLQFNLPIARFEGGMVPMAVSGKIQYLQKEDDFTKLVVILDLEEPYESYLIEYIYNRQQALVNEIKTIVNKL, encoded by the coding sequence GTGTCCAAGGAAAAAATCGCAAAATACGCCAGACATTTCGATCTGGCCGTGATACAGGAAGAGGGGAGCGAAATCCCTTTTGCCAAAGCGGCGGCGGCTCTGTTCCGCAACGTTACGTTTATCACCCCCTCGCAGGCGGCAAAAGCTCACGGCGAATACCACCTGATGATCGTATGCCTGCCGACACCGCGCCTGATATCCCCTTCGCTGGGCAATGTTCTCGCCTCAATACATCGCCTTGAAACCCTCGTTATGGCCCCTGACTGCAATGATAACGACGTCCTGCGGGGGGCGATGAGGCTGCGCGCGTGGGGTGTCGTCCCCTTTGCTGCCGACGCCGAAGAATTCCATAGCGCCCTCGCGGGAATTTTCCCCGTTCTTGTCCGTGCTTACAACGATGCGGTGATCCACGGTTTCCAGCGCCATATAACCGAACATTCCAATACGTTGTTCTGTATCTGCAAAAACGGTAAAAGCGCATACGTGAATGAACTGCTCAAACACCACTTCGGCATCAGCCGCCTTGACGAATTCGACCGTTTCATCGCCGACAGCGATCTTGCCGTAATGATGGCTCAGCCCGGATCGAACCAGAAAGTAGTGGAGATCGAGAGCGTTCTGGAAGGGCAAAAAGCCTATTTCGTCAATACCCATCCGCTTAAAGGGAATGAAACGCTCATTGCGATGATTCCGCTCAAAGCTCCCTTGCAAAGCTGCGAACAGCGGATTCACAACCGGATGGAGTTTATCGAACGGCTCAAAGACGCCTTTGTCGTCCACAAAAAAGAAAACGAATCGATCCCGGTCATCATGGTGCATGTCGAAAACAGCGATAAAATCATCGCGCTCAACGGCGAGCATCTCTACCACGAACTGTACAAAGAGATCCTCGCCCGGGCGAAAAGCTATTTCGGTCGCGATGCCCAGATCGCACAGTGGCATAAAAATGTTTTTACGGTTATGCACGAGCGCGCCGGACTCGATGAACTCAAAGAGACGCTGGAGCGGTTCCACCACGACGTCAGCGCCCACGTGAACATCGAGGGGAATGTCCCCGTGCTCAATTCGTTCGTGATCGACATGAAAGGTTCGGAACTGGACAAAGCAATCCGCATCATCGACAACATTCATCAAAAAAACCTCCTCTCCGCCGATATCGCGAACCTTGTACATCACGAAATCAGCGTGGGAGAAGGGGTTTTGGACGATACCGAAGAGGCGCTGTATTATCTCGAGAAACTGATGCTGAACAAAACTCCCATCAAGCTTTTGAATTTTTACAAAGGGATCCGGATCAGCACCCCTGCACGACTGGTCAAACTATCCGAGGGATTGGCGTACCTTGCGATCGAAAAAATACAGGGATATGCGATGAAGCTCGAAGGGCATACCGTCATCCAGTCCCCCGGTTTCCCTTTCGACCTCCAATCCGACATCAAAATCGTCGACGTCGGCAAAAAAATCGCCGTCCTCTCCCAGTTTCAGCCGCTCGAGGCTTCCGCCAACAACCGGCAGTACATCCGCATCCAGAGCGACCACCGGATGCATGTAACGCTGACTTCACCCAAAAACGTGAGTGCTGGGACGATTCTGGATATTTCGATCAAATCGATTGCGTGCCGTATCGGGAGCGGTAAGACTCCGCCGGACGTAGGGACGTCGGTTATGCTGCAGTTTAACCTGCCTATTGCCCGTTTTGAGGGGGGGATGGTCCCGATGGCCGTATCGGGGAAAATACAGTATCTCCAAAAAGAGGACGATTTTACGAAGCTCGTCGTTATTCTCGATCTCGAAGAACCTTACGAGAGTTATCTCATCGAATACATCTACAACCGTCAGCAGGCGCTGGTCAACGAAATCAAAACGATCGTCAACAAGCTCTAG
- a CDS encoding YggT family protein, translated as MMSGIIAGLGGIVHSLLTVYIWVVIIGALLSWVRPDPYNPIVQIIYRLTEPAYRAIRRMMPTVFNGIDLAPIILIVLLNVADVILINIINGMVVG; from the coding sequence ATGATGAGCGGCATTATCGCGGGACTGGGCGGCATCGTCCATTCCCTTCTCACCGTCTATATCTGGGTCGTCATCATCGGCGCCCTGCTCAGCTGGGTCCGTCCCGACCCCTACAACCCTATCGTGCAGATCATTTACCGATTGACCGAGCCGGCATACCGCGCTATCCGACGCATGATGCCGACCGTTTTCAACGGTATCGACCTCGCACCGATCATTTTGATCGTTCTGCTGAACGTGGCCGATGTGATATTGATTAATATCATAAACGGAATGGTGGTCGGATGA
- the gltX gene encoding glutamate--tRNA ligase, with protein sequence MLRIAPSPTGDMHIGHLRVALFNYICAVQREEPLLIRIEDTDKERFIPGKEKEIFDILALFGIEYQEQQLQSNNLRFHRAMALQLLQDKKAFNCFCPPETLEAKREAAKAARTAYRYDGACENLPAEAVIDNENPFTIRLKKPSEPITVKDIIKGESTFEPDEIDSFILMRADKYPTYNFACAVDDMLADISLIIRGEDHLSDTPKQIAIHRALGYTKTIEYAHLPVILNDEGKETSGHDEASSVKWLLEEGYLPEAISNYLILMGNKTPTEIFTLKEAIKWFDLRTLSKAPVRFDMDKLKFINREHLKGLDPKELSRYVGFADEEIGNLAKVFLDEAVTLKELRGKIGAVFAPKIVPDEYKEGFDVLRDLTLKAPHFDDFEAYSNYLAEHSGLQGENFFKPLRILISGSENGPELADLYRYLKNYIKEVAK encoded by the coding sequence ATGCTTCGTATTGCCCCAAGCCCGACCGGCGATATGCACATCGGCCATCTTCGTGTAGCCCTGTTCAACTACATATGCGCCGTACAGCGCGAAGAACCTCTTCTCATACGCATCGAAGACACCGATAAAGAACGCTTTATCCCCGGGAAAGAGAAAGAGATTTTCGACATCCTCGCCCTCTTTGGGATCGAGTACCAAGAGCAGCAGCTCCAGAGCAACAATCTGCGCTTCCACCGCGCCATGGCGCTACAGCTTCTCCAGGACAAAAAAGCGTTTAACTGCTTTTGTCCCCCCGAAACGCTTGAGGCCAAACGCGAAGCGGCAAAAGCGGCCCGCACCGCCTACCGTTACGACGGCGCGTGTGAGAACCTCCCCGCAGAAGCCGTCATCGATAACGAAAACCCCTTTACCATCCGCCTGAAAAAACCTTCCGAGCCGATCACCGTCAAAGACATCATCAAGGGGGAGTCCACATTCGAACCCGATGAAATCGACAGTTTCATCCTGATGCGCGCCGACAAGTATCCGACGTACAACTTCGCGTGTGCGGTCGACGACATGCTCGCCGACATCTCCCTCATCATCCGCGGCGAAGACCATCTCTCCGATACCCCCAAACAAATCGCCATCCACCGCGCCCTGGGGTATACCAAAACGATCGAATACGCCCATCTGCCCGTCATCCTCAACGACGAAGGGAAGGAAACGTCCGGGCACGACGAGGCTTCGAGCGTCAAATGGCTGCTGGAGGAAGGATACCTCCCCGAAGCGATCAGCAACTACCTGATCTTGATGGGGAACAAAACGCCGACGGAAATTTTCACCCTCAAAGAGGCGATCAAATGGTTCGACCTGCGCACCCTTTCCAAAGCGCCCGTCCGGTTCGACATGGACAAGCTCAAATTCATCAACCGCGAACACCTCAAAGGGCTTGACCCCAAAGAGCTTTCGCGTTACGTCGGCTTTGCCGACGAAGAGATCGGCAACCTCGCCAAAGTGTTCCTCGATGAAGCCGTAACCCTCAAAGAACTGCGGGGAAAAATCGGCGCGGTGTTCGCTCCGAAAATCGTCCCCGACGAATACAAAGAGGGGTTTGACGTGTTGCGGGACCTGACGCTCAAGGCGCCCCATTTCGACGATTTCGAAGCGTACAGTAACTATCTTGCCGAACACAGCGGTCTCCAGGGGGAAAACTTTTTCAAACCGCTGCGCATTCTTATCAGCGGTTCCGAAAACGGCCCCGAACTCGCCGATCTGTATCGGTATCTTAAAAACTACATCAAAGAGGTGGCCAAATGA
- a CDS encoding response regulator, giving the protein MSSNVDLIQLTEQTKKLTALVVEDEVVANDLLSSTFKNFFGEVTSAYNGVEALRMYEKVNPDIVFVDIIMPEIDGIELARRIRAINPNQIIIVISASNDIQKISESIEVGVNSFIQKPIDTKKILEMLQNIASLVSKRKKIETKTFSISLPLDIYELVDENAKAESISKNAVIIRALRSFYNN; this is encoded by the coding sequence ATGTCCTCTAACGTCGATTTGATCCAACTGACCGAACAAACCAAAAAACTGACCGCACTCGTCGTCGAAGACGAAGTAGTAGCCAACGATCTGCTGAGTTCTACTTTCAAAAACTTTTTCGGCGAAGTGACTTCGGCCTACAACGGTGTAGAAGCGCTGCGCATGTACGAAAAAGTAAACCCTGATATCGTATTTGTCGACATCATCATGCCTGAAATCGACGGTATCGAACTGGCCCGCCGTATCCGTGCGATCAACCCAAACCAGATTATCATTGTCATTTCGGCCAGCAACGACATCCAGAAAATCTCCGAATCAATCGAAGTCGGAGTCAACAGCTTTATCCAAAAACCGATCGACACCAAAAAAATCCTCGAAATGCTCCAGAACATCGCATCGCTTGTTTCCAAACGGAAAAAAATCGAGACCAAAACGTTCTCGATCTCACTTCCGCTGGATATCTACGAGCTGGTTGACGAAAACGCGAAAGCTGAAAGCATCTCGAAAAACGCCGTCATCATCCGCGCGCTTCGCTCTTTCTACAACAACTGA